The following coding sequences lie in one Megalodesulfovibrio gigas DSM 1382 = ATCC 19364 genomic window:
- a CDS encoding PP2C family protein-serine/threonine phosphatase, which translates to MRPGQDPIVEACGCTDQGRVRLSNQDAFFVDAEAGICILSDGMGGACCGEVASAVAVDSLRELLLPLQRAADAAAILPAADLPRPCGSSTYTCLAGPDAQPLQDAFLQANVRVHAESLRQPRCRGMGATASVVLLHRGHWLAANVGDSPIYLFRDRCVVPMHTTHSLEAELLRTGEPVDPEDMARARHLLTRAMGVERQVTADHCQMPARAGDIVCLCSDGLSNKVTPEEIMAICLNFPLRMACENLIMLANARGGEDNVTVIVCRLGMVQDDQKRGVIPFIGRVLRRLVGVSSGAALSLRQATAGPLCRSGARIHG; encoded by the coding sequence GTGCGGCCGGGACAGGATCCCATCGTGGAGGCCTGCGGCTGCACGGACCAGGGCCGCGTGCGCCTGTCCAATCAGGATGCGTTTTTTGTGGATGCCGAGGCCGGCATCTGCATCCTTTCCGACGGCATGGGCGGCGCCTGTTGCGGCGAGGTGGCCAGCGCCGTGGCAGTGGACAGCCTGCGCGAACTGCTGCTGCCGTTGCAACGGGCCGCCGATGCCGCCGCCATCCTGCCTGCCGCCGACCTGCCCCGCCCCTGCGGCAGTTCCACGTACACCTGTCTGGCCGGTCCGGACGCCCAGCCCCTGCAGGACGCCTTCCTGCAGGCCAATGTCCGGGTGCATGCGGAGTCCCTGCGGCAGCCCCGCTGCCGGGGCATGGGCGCCACGGCCTCGGTGGTGCTGCTGCACCGGGGGCATTGGCTGGCCGCCAACGTGGGCGACAGTCCCATCTATCTCTTTCGCGACCGCTGCGTGGTGCCCATGCACACGACCCATAGCCTGGAGGCAGAGCTGCTCCGCACTGGCGAGCCCGTGGACCCGGAGGACATGGCCCGCGCCCGGCATCTCCTCACCCGGGCCATGGGTGTGGAGCGGCAGGTGACGGCGGATCATTGCCAGATGCCCGCCCGGGCAGGGGATATCGTCTGCCTGTGCTCCGACGGGCTTTCCAACAAGGTGACGCCGGAGGAGATCATGGCCATCTGCCTGAATTTTCCCCTCCGCATGGCCTGCGAGAATCTGATCATGCTGGCCAATGCCAGGGGCGGTGAAGACAACGTGACGGTGATCGTCTGCCGGCTCGGCATGGTGCAGGACGATCAGAAGCGGGGAGTGATCCCCTTCATTGGGCGGGTATTGCGTCGTCTGGTCGGTGTGTCTTCCGGGGCGGCCCTCTCCCTGCGACAGGCGACCGCGGGACCCCTTTGCCGGTCGGGCGCGAGGATCCATGGCTGA
- a CDS encoding acyl-CoA dehydratase activase has translation MDVSTPVILGLDAGSVSVKLAALSADGRLLDTVYQRHKGQPLHVAATLLADYAARFPGARLACTGTAGAFIARKLEAPAVNELAALALAMQTLHPDVQTIIEMGGEDAKCIFLRDGQVYDFALNSVCAAGTGSFLDQQAERLQLTIESFSAMARTYLEKGGAPARIAGRCSVFAKSDMIHLQQIATPMEAIVSGLCYAVARNYLGAIIRSRTVLPRVAFLGGVALNAGVVAAMRDVLAQPDLFVPDPPTIYGAAGVAFKALQEKTAVPLNVAALATLAAAEELTDSGRVPLVVHGDLFADRHLNGGRHELAPVDETAGGELPAYMGIDIGSISTCLALVDDAGRVLTTRYLRTAGRPIEAVRQGLREIGQELAGRQGPKVVIKGVGTTGSGRYMIADYIAADVVKNEITAQAMGAVHLDPTVDTIFEIGGQDSKYIQLKDGVIVDFEMNKACAAGTGSFLEEQAEKLDVCVKSEFSPMALGAGNPCRLGERCTVFMENSLQASLQQGAGKDDLLAGLSYSIVENYINRVVQGRPVGKNIFFQGGTAFNKGVVAAFEKFLDRQITVPPHHDNTGAIGMGLIAREHHQTTGKDSTFKGFEVADRGYTQNSFACKACDNQCEINRLKIDGEDGFLFYGGRCEKYDIRKAVQTTLPDLFGFREQALEAAHQAYTDRHEAVGRPAKRGRIGLPRVFFFHDFLPYYATLLWELGFEPVLSPRTNRQVIGLGVQATMADTCFPIKAALGHVRHLLNNGVEQIFLPSFTNMAEENGPFQYGHACPLTQSFPYQVRQALAEAAEPAAGGTRILAPVQAHRFGRKQLFQGLKDALAAPFRIRDDELQRAMDAAEHAQRTFREKIQTRGRQALAEADASSGRTLVVVGRPYNAFDMGLNLEIPKKLATLNVQAIPMDFLPPEEIHTEWPEMYWRSGQRMLSAVRHIRKHPKLHPLIIGNFSCGPDSFIEPYMERELGGKPSLHIEIDEHSADAGVVTRCEAFLDSLEMQERAQTSRRITPPAPLSRSHAGLAEGVRRTVYIPHMCNHAYALEAAFASCGVNSEVLPETTPESLALGRKHVSGKECYPFCVTLGDMIHRGMQKDFDPSRAAFLMWGGTGPCRFGQYNVLQRMLLAKAGMGDVPMVSPVQDANLYKTLGTIGKGFAKRSWEGLVAVDILLKFLYATRPYEKVAGSTNQLYDDAFARLKKHIATPGKVDFLPLLDQFRKEFDDIRDTNAPLKPRVGVVGEIYVRSNRFANEELIGRIEAMGGEVWTAPIDEWVKYINWGARVDARMAKDWSRFLKLSLKHWFQDRIAHKQESVVAAFHPTMQEPHVNEVINNAMQYLHPTFRGEAILSVGKSVDMLSRGAVGIVNAMPFGCMPGSIVSAMLRALSERFNAPAVAMPFDGTASPTSRLQLETFMEQAHSRFERLQRGLKT, from the coding sequence ATGGATGTGTCCACACCCGTGATCCTCGGTCTTGACGCCGGGTCCGTCAGCGTCAAGCTCGCCGCCCTTTCAGCAGACGGCCGGCTTCTGGATACCGTCTATCAGCGCCACAAAGGCCAGCCCCTGCATGTGGCCGCCACCCTGCTGGCTGACTATGCCGCCCGGTTCCCCGGCGCACGCCTGGCCTGCACCGGCACGGCCGGGGCGTTCATCGCCAGGAAGCTGGAGGCGCCAGCCGTCAACGAGCTGGCCGCCCTGGCCCTGGCCATGCAAACCCTGCATCCAGACGTGCAGACCATCATTGAGATGGGCGGGGAGGATGCCAAGTGCATCTTCCTGCGCGACGGGCAGGTGTATGATTTTGCCCTCAACTCCGTCTGCGCTGCCGGCACGGGCTCCTTTTTGGATCAGCAGGCAGAACGCCTCCAGCTGACCATCGAGTCCTTCTCGGCCATGGCCAGGACGTATCTGGAAAAGGGCGGGGCGCCGGCGCGCATTGCCGGCCGCTGCAGCGTGTTCGCCAAGTCGGACATGATTCACCTGCAGCAGATCGCCACCCCCATGGAGGCCATCGTCTCCGGCCTGTGTTACGCCGTGGCCCGCAACTATCTGGGGGCCATCATCCGCAGCCGCACGGTGCTGCCGCGGGTGGCCTTTTTGGGCGGCGTGGCCCTGAACGCCGGTGTGGTGGCCGCCATGCGCGACGTGCTGGCCCAGCCCGATCTTTTTGTGCCGGATCCGCCCACCATCTATGGCGCCGCCGGCGTGGCCTTCAAGGCCCTGCAGGAAAAGACTGCTGTCCCGCTGAACGTGGCCGCCCTGGCCACCCTGGCCGCGGCCGAGGAGCTGACAGACTCCGGCCGTGTCCCGTTGGTGGTGCATGGCGATCTCTTTGCCGATCGCCACCTGAACGGCGGACGCCATGAGCTGGCCCCGGTGGATGAAACCGCCGGCGGCGAGCTGCCTGCGTACATGGGCATCGACATCGGCTCCATCTCCACCTGCCTGGCCCTGGTGGACGACGCCGGCCGCGTGCTCACCACCCGGTACCTGCGCACCGCCGGCCGGCCCATCGAGGCCGTGCGCCAGGGCCTGCGCGAGATTGGCCAGGAGCTGGCCGGACGCCAGGGGCCGAAGGTCGTCATCAAGGGCGTGGGCACCACCGGCTCGGGCCGCTACATGATTGCGGACTACATCGCTGCGGATGTGGTCAAGAACGAGATCACCGCCCAGGCCATGGGTGCGGTGCACCTTGATCCCACGGTGGACACTATCTTTGAAATCGGCGGGCAGGATTCCAAATACATCCAGCTCAAGGATGGCGTCATCGTCGATTTTGAGATGAACAAGGCCTGCGCCGCCGGCACCGGCTCCTTCCTGGAGGAACAGGCCGAGAAGCTGGACGTGTGCGTGAAGTCCGAGTTCTCCCCCATGGCCCTGGGGGCGGGCAATCCCTGCCGTCTGGGCGAGCGCTGCACCGTGTTCATGGAGAATTCCCTGCAGGCGTCCCTGCAGCAGGGTGCAGGCAAGGATGATCTGCTGGCCGGGCTTTCCTATTCCATCGTGGAGAACTACATCAACCGCGTGGTCCAGGGCCGGCCCGTGGGCAAGAACATCTTCTTCCAGGGCGGCACGGCCTTTAACAAGGGCGTGGTGGCGGCCTTCGAAAAATTCCTGGATCGTCAGATCACCGTCCCGCCGCATCATGACAATACCGGGGCCATCGGCATGGGCCTCATCGCCCGGGAGCACCACCAGACCACCGGGAAGGACTCCACCTTCAAGGGCTTTGAAGTGGCCGACCGCGGCTACACCCAGAACAGCTTCGCCTGCAAGGCCTGCGACAACCAGTGCGAGATCAACCGGCTGAAGATTGACGGCGAAGACGGCTTCCTCTTCTACGGCGGCCGCTGCGAGAAGTACGACATCCGCAAGGCCGTGCAGACCACCCTGCCGGATCTCTTCGGCTTCCGCGAACAGGCCCTGGAGGCCGCGCATCAGGCCTACACGGACCGCCACGAGGCCGTGGGCCGGCCGGCCAAACGCGGCCGCATCGGTCTGCCCCGGGTGTTCTTCTTCCATGATTTCCTGCCCTATTACGCCACCCTGCTGTGGGAGCTGGGCTTCGAGCCCGTGCTTTCGCCCCGCACCAACCGGCAGGTGATCGGCCTGGGCGTGCAGGCCACCATGGCGGACACCTGCTTCCCCATCAAGGCCGCCCTGGGGCATGTGCGGCATCTCCTCAACAACGGCGTGGAGCAGATCTTCCTGCCCAGCTTCACCAACATGGCCGAGGAGAACGGCCCCTTCCAGTACGGGCATGCCTGTCCCCTGACGCAGAGCTTCCCCTATCAGGTGCGGCAGGCCCTGGCCGAAGCCGCGGAACCTGCCGCGGGCGGGACGCGCATTCTGGCGCCGGTGCAGGCGCACCGCTTTGGCCGCAAGCAGCTCTTCCAGGGGCTCAAGGATGCCCTGGCCGCGCCCTTCCGCATCCGCGACGACGAATTGCAGCGCGCCATGGACGCCGCCGAGCACGCCCAGCGGACGTTCCGGGAAAAGATTCAGACCCGCGGCCGGCAGGCCCTGGCAGAGGCGGACGCCTCCTCCGGCCGGACCCTGGTTGTTGTCGGACGGCCCTACAATGCCTTCGACATGGGCCTGAACCTGGAGATTCCCAAAAAACTGGCCACGTTGAATGTTCAGGCCATTCCCATGGACTTCCTGCCCCCCGAGGAAATCCACACTGAATGGCCGGAAATGTACTGGCGTTCCGGCCAGCGCATGCTGTCGGCCGTGCGCCATATCCGCAAGCATCCCAAGCTGCACCCGCTCATCATCGGCAACTTCTCCTGCGGGCCGGATTCGTTCATCGAGCCGTACATGGAGCGCGAGCTGGGCGGCAAGCCGTCCCTGCATATCGAGATCGACGAGCACTCCGCCGACGCCGGCGTGGTCACCCGCTGCGAAGCCTTCCTGGACAGCCTGGAGATGCAGGAGCGGGCCCAGACCTCCCGGCGCATCACGCCGCCCGCGCCCCTCAGCCGTTCCCATGCCGGTCTGGCCGAGGGCGTGCGCCGTACGGTGTACATCCCGCACATGTGCAACCATGCCTATGCCCTGGAGGCAGCCTTCGCCTCCTGCGGGGTCAATTCCGAGGTGCTGCCGGAAACCACCCCCGAGAGTCTGGCCCTTGGCCGCAAGCATGTGTCCGGCAAGGAGTGCTACCCCTTCTGCGTCACCCTGGGGGACATGATCCATCGCGGCATGCAGAAGGACTTCGACCCGTCTCGCGCGGCGTTCCTGATGTGGGGCGGTACCGGTCCCTGCCGGTTCGGCCAATACAACGTGCTGCAGCGCATGCTGCTGGCCAAGGCCGGCATGGGGGACGTGCCCATGGTGTCCCCGGTGCAGGACGCCAACCTGTACAAGACCCTGGGCACCATCGGCAAAGGCTTTGCCAAGCGCAGCTGGGAAGGCCTGGTGGCCGTGGACATCCTGCTCAAGTTCCTCTACGCCACCCGGCCGTACGAGAAGGTGGCCGGCTCCACCAACCAGCTCTATGACGACGCCTTCGCCCGGCTGAAAAAGCACATCGCCACGCCGGGCAAGGTGGACTTCCTGCCCCTGCTGGATCAGTTCCGCAAGGAATTCGATGATATTCGAGACACGAACGCCCCGCTCAAGCCGCGTGTGGGCGTGGTGGGGGAAATCTACGTCCGCTCCAACCGCTTCGCCAACGAAGAACTCATCGGCCGCATCGAGGCCATGGGCGGCGAGGTGTGGACGGCGCCCATCGACGAATGGGTCAAGTACATCAACTGGGGCGCGCGCGTGGATGCCCGCATGGCCAAGGACTGGTCGCGCTTCCTCAAGCTCTCCCTCAAGCACTGGTTCCAGGACCGCATCGCCCACAAGCAGGAAAGCGTGGTGGCTGCCTTCCATCCCACCATGCAGGAACCGCATGTGAACGAGGTCATCAACAACGCCATGCAGTACCTGCATCCCACCTTCCGCGGCGAGGCCATCCTTTCCGTGGGCAAAAGCGTGGACATGCTGAGCCGCGGCGCCGTGGGCATCGTCAACGCCATGCCGTTTGGCTGCATGCCCGGATCCATCGTCTCGGCCATGCTCAGGGCCCTCTCGGAACGGTTCAATGCCCCGGCCGTGGCCATGCCCTTCGACGGCACGGCCTCGCCCACCTCGCGGCTGCAGTTGGAAACCTTCATGGAGCAGGCCCATTCCCGCTTCGAGCGCCTGCAACGAGGCCTCAAGACCTGA